Proteins encoded within one genomic window of Kibdelosporangium phytohabitans:
- a CDS encoding PhoX family protein — MTSPPRIPLPLLNGGSRAAVTCEYRCGDACSHPAPNPTANGYLGDIVTDVINRRSALRAGAVVAFATSGVAGLSGTATAGDQDGDEARGGGGTPGLNFDRVQPNTQDAVVVPEGYEQAIVIRWGDPVLPGAPKFDFDNQTAAAQAKQFGFNNDFAALMPLPGRNQLLVTNHEYTSESFMFKGYSPAGPTEEQARIAWAAHGLSVVEVEQVRGSGRLKPVIGRHNRRITMTTPFRITGPAAGSDLLKTSADPTGTIALGTLNNCAGGVTPWGTILSGEENFNGYWANAGQTAEPVKSRAARYGVATGATTRKWERFDKRFDMLKEPNEVNRFGYVIELDPNDPESMPVKHTALGRFKHECANIRVARDGRVVAYSGDDERFEYLYKFVSKNKMRKGNSSAARRYNMTLLDEGTLYVAKFTGDSPASEIDGTGKLPSDKRFDGTGEWIPLASGKRSFVPGMTAEEVYVFTRLAADKAGATKMDRPEDVQASPKTGKVYVALSNNVDRGVLPGKESATEINPRNNNKHGHILELTEHDPLSLRFDWWLFLVCGDPKDPDTYFAGFPKDQVSPISSPDNVAFDQYGNLWISTDSAGALGINDGLYAVPVDGPQRGNLKLFLTVPRGAETCGPIVQERLVTVCVQHPGELDGASADKPVSHWPDGGASQPRPSVVAVWKPGRHGPAKIGS, encoded by the coding sequence TTGACCTCACCACCACGCATCCCATTGCCCCTGCTCAACGGCGGCAGCCGGGCGGCGGTGACCTGTGAGTACCGCTGCGGCGACGCCTGCTCGCACCCCGCGCCCAACCCCACGGCGAACGGCTACCTCGGCGACATCGTCACCGACGTGATCAACCGGCGGTCGGCACTCAGGGCGGGCGCCGTGGTCGCGTTCGCCACCAGTGGTGTGGCCGGGCTCAGCGGCACAGCCACGGCCGGCGACCAGGACGGCGACGAGGCCCGGGGTGGCGGCGGCACCCCCGGCCTGAACTTCGACCGCGTCCAGCCGAACACGCAGGACGCTGTGGTCGTGCCCGAGGGCTACGAGCAGGCGATCGTCATCCGGTGGGGCGACCCGGTGCTGCCGGGGGCGCCGAAGTTCGACTTCGACAACCAGACCGCGGCCGCGCAGGCCAAGCAGTTCGGTTTCAACAACGACTTCGCGGCGCTCATGCCGTTGCCCGGCCGCAACCAGCTGCTGGTCACCAACCACGAGTACACCTCCGAGAGCTTCATGTTCAAGGGCTACTCGCCGGCCGGCCCCACCGAGGAACAGGCCAGGATCGCGTGGGCGGCGCACGGCCTGTCGGTCGTGGAGGTCGAGCAGGTCCGCGGCTCGGGCAGGCTCAAGCCGGTGATCGGCCGCCACAACCGGCGGATCACGATGACCACGCCGTTCCGGATCACCGGGCCGGCCGCGGGCAGCGACCTGCTCAAGACGTCCGCCGACCCGACCGGCACGATCGCGCTCGGCACGTTGAACAACTGCGCGGGCGGCGTCACGCCGTGGGGCACGATCCTGTCCGGCGAGGAGAACTTCAACGGGTACTGGGCCAACGCGGGCCAGACCGCCGAACCGGTCAAGTCGCGGGCCGCGCGCTACGGCGTCGCGACCGGCGCGACCACCCGCAAGTGGGAGCGGTTCGACAAGCGGTTCGACATGCTCAAGGAGCCCAACGAGGTCAACCGTTTCGGCTACGTCATCGAACTCGACCCGAACGACCCGGAGTCCATGCCGGTCAAGCACACCGCGCTGGGCCGGTTCAAGCACGAGTGCGCCAACATCCGTGTGGCTCGTGACGGGCGTGTGGTCGCGTACTCCGGCGACGACGAGCGCTTCGAGTACCTGTACAAGTTCGTGTCCAAGAACAAGATGCGCAAGGGCAACAGCAGTGCCGCGCGTCGCTACAACATGACGCTGCTCGACGAAGGCACGTTGTACGTCGCCAAGTTCACCGGTGACAGCCCGGCGAGCGAGATCGACGGCACCGGGAAACTCCCGTCCGACAAGCGGTTCGACGGCACCGGTGAGTGGATCCCGCTGGCCAGCGGCAAACGCTCGTTCGTGCCGGGCATGACCGCGGAGGAGGTCTACGTCTTCACGCGGCTGGCCGCCGACAAGGCCGGGGCGACCAAGATGGACCGCCCGGAGGACGTGCAGGCCAGCCCGAAGACCGGCAAGGTCTACGTGGCGTTGTCCAACAACGTCGACCGCGGTGTGCTGCCCGGCAAGGAGAGCGCGACCGAGATCAACCCGCGCAACAACAACAAGCACGGTCACATCCTTGAACTGACCGAGCACGACCCGTTGTCGCTGCGGTTCGACTGGTGGCTGTTCCTGGTGTGCGGTGACCCGAAGGACCCGGACACCTACTTCGCGGGTTTCCCCAAGGACCAGGTCAGCCCGATCTCCAGTCCGGACAACGTCGCCTTCGACCAGTACGGCAACTTGTGGATCTCCACCGACTCGGCGGGCGCGCTGGGGATCAACGACGGCCTGTACGCCGTGCCGGTCGACGGCCCGCAGCGCGGCAACCTCAAGCTGTTCCTCACGGTGCCGCGTGGCGCGGAGACGTGCGGGCCGATCGTGCAGGAACGGCTGGTCACGGTCTGCGTGCAGCACCCCGGCGAGCTCGACGGCGCGAGCGCCGACAAGCCCGTGTCGCACTGGCCGGACGGCGGTGCCAGCCAGCCGCGGCCGTCGGTGGTCGCGGTGTGGAAGCCGGGGCGGCACGGTCCGGCCAAGATCGGGTCATGA
- a CDS encoding PhoX family protein, whose amino-acid sequence MLPLLTQDHHGRQAITCQYRCNNACFHDAPNTSDNEYFGDVVRDVVRRRGMLKAGAVLAVAGAGVTALGGTAAAAPDTKDQAVDAQGRGRPDRRDGLNFDPVAPNTEDRIVTPEGYDQAVVIRWGDAVLPGAPRFDFDKQTAAAQAKQFGFNNDFCGLVPLGWNRWLMGSNHEYTSETFMFKGYNAENPTEEQVRIGWAAHGFSVVVVQKDFFSGKLVPKLDRHYNRRITVTTEFAFTGPAAGSKFLQTSADKSGRKVFGTFGNCAGGVTPWGTILSGEENFDGYFANSGAASTDPRVTRYGKLGKSTTRKWERFDKRFDVAQEPNEFNRFGWVVEIDPNDPHSTPVKHTALGRFKHEACNVRVARDGRVVAYMGDDERFDYIYKFVSKNRVKHGSSQRVREENKKLLSEGTLYVAKFTGDSPASEIDGSGKLPSDGEFDGSGEWIPLASGDKSFVDGFTAEEVYVFTRLAADKVGATKMDRPEDIEPNPKTGRVYAALTNNTDRGVAAGKEGPTEINPRINNKHGHVLEWEERGNDPTATKFSWKLFLVCGDPASPDTYFGGYDKTQVSPISCPDNVAFDKKGNLWISTDGNALKSNDGLFAVPTEGRYRGRVKQFLTVPKGAETCGPVIENDFVLVSVQHPGELTGASADNPLSHWPDGGTSQPRPSVVAVWPRRGSICD is encoded by the coding sequence ATGCTGCCTTTGCTCACCCAGGACCACCACGGTCGGCAGGCCATCACCTGCCAGTACCGCTGCAACAACGCGTGTTTCCACGATGCGCCCAACACCTCTGACAACGAGTACTTCGGTGACGTCGTCCGCGATGTCGTCCGCCGTCGCGGGATGCTCAAGGCGGGCGCGGTGCTCGCCGTCGCCGGAGCCGGGGTGACCGCGCTCGGTGGCACGGCCGCCGCCGCGCCCGACACCAAGGACCAGGCCGTCGACGCCCAGGGGCGTGGCCGGCCGGACCGCCGCGACGGCTTGAACTTCGACCCGGTCGCCCCGAACACCGAGGACCGGATCGTCACGCCGGAGGGTTACGACCAGGCGGTCGTGATCCGCTGGGGCGACGCGGTGCTGCCCGGCGCGCCGAGGTTCGACTTCGACAAGCAGACCGCCGCCGCGCAGGCCAAGCAGTTCGGTTTCAACAACGACTTCTGCGGCCTGGTCCCGCTCGGCTGGAACCGCTGGCTGATGGGCTCCAACCACGAGTACACGTCCGAGACCTTCATGTTCAAGGGCTACAACGCCGAGAACCCGACCGAGGAGCAGGTCAGGATCGGCTGGGCCGCGCACGGCTTCTCGGTCGTCGTGGTGCAGAAGGACTTCTTCTCCGGCAAGCTCGTGCCCAAACTGGACCGGCACTACAACCGCCGGATCACCGTCACCACCGAGTTCGCGTTCACCGGCCCGGCCGCGGGCAGCAAGTTCCTGCAGACCTCGGCCGACAAGTCGGGCCGCAAGGTGTTCGGCACGTTCGGCAACTGCGCCGGTGGCGTCACGCCGTGGGGCACGATCCTGTCCGGCGAGGAGAACTTCGACGGCTACTTCGCCAACAGCGGCGCCGCGTCGACCGACCCGCGCGTGACCCGCTACGGCAAGCTGGGCAAGTCGACCACGCGCAAGTGGGAGAGGTTCGACAAGCGCTTCGACGTCGCGCAGGAGCCGAACGAGTTCAACCGGTTCGGCTGGGTCGTCGAGATCGACCCGAACGACCCGCACTCGACGCCGGTCAAGCACACCGCGCTCGGCCGTTTCAAGCACGAGGCCTGCAACGTGCGTGTCGCGCGTGACGGCCGCGTCGTCGCGTACATGGGCGACGACGAGCGCTTCGACTACATCTACAAGTTCGTCTCGAAGAACCGCGTCAAGCACGGCAGCAGCCAGCGGGTGCGCGAGGAGAACAAGAAGCTGCTGTCGGAGGGCACGCTGTACGTCGCCAAGTTCACCGGCGACAGCCCGGCGAGCGAGATCGACGGCTCGGGGAAACTCCCGTCCGACGGCGAGTTCGACGGCTCCGGCGAGTGGATCCCGCTCGCCAGCGGCGACAAGTCCTTTGTAGACGGATTCACCGCCGAGGAGGTCTACGTCTTCACGCGGCTGGCCGCCGACAAGGTGGGCGCCACCAAGATGGACCGCCCTGAGGACATCGAGCCCAACCCGAAGACCGGCCGCGTCTACGCCGCGCTGACCAACAACACCGACCGCGGTGTCGCGGCGGGCAAGGAAGGCCCGACCGAGATCAACCCGCGGATCAACAACAAGCACGGTCACGTGCTGGAGTGGGAAGAGCGCGGCAACGACCCGACAGCCACGAAGTTCTCGTGGAAGCTGTTCCTGGTCTGCGGTGACCCGGCGTCGCCGGACACGTACTTCGGCGGCTACGACAAGACCCAGGTCAGCCCGATCTCGTGCCCGGACAACGTCGCCTTCGACAAGAAGGGCAACCTCTGGATCTCGACCGACGGCAACGCGCTGAAGTCCAACGACGGCCTGTTCGCCGTGCCGACCGAGGGCCGCTACCGCGGCCGGGTCAAGCAGTTCCTGACCGTGCCGAAGGGCGCGGAGACCTGCGGGCCGGTCATCGAGAACGACTTCGTGCTCGTGTCCGTGCAGCACCCGGGTGAGCTCACCGGCGCCAGCGCCGACAACCCGCTGTCGCACTGGCCGGACGGCGGCACCAGCCAGCCGCGTCCGTCCGTCGTCGCGGTCTGGCCGCGCCGCGGCTCGATCTGCGACTGA
- a CDS encoding inositol-3-phosphate synthase, translated as MGQSVKVAIVGVGNCAASLVQGVHYYRDADPATRVPGLMHVQFGDYHVRDVQFVAAFDVDAKKVGRDLSEAIVASENNTIKICDVPPLGVTVQRGHTLDGLGEYYREIITEADEEPADVVKVLKESGADVLVSYLPVGSEEAGKFYAQCAIDAGVAFVNALPVFIASDPEWAEKFRAAGVPIVGDDIKSQVGATITHRVMAKLFEDRGVELLRTYQLNFGGNMDFMNMLERKRLQSKKISKTQSVTSQIPHEMEKADVHIGPSDHVPWLDDRKWAYVRLEGRSFGDTPLNLEYKLEVWDSPNSAGVIIDAVRAAKIAKDRGLGGPILSASSYFMKSPPEQYSDSEAYEAVEAFIRGDA; from the coding sequence ATGGGCCAAAGCGTGAAAGTGGCCATCGTCGGCGTCGGCAACTGCGCGGCTTCGCTGGTGCAGGGCGTCCACTACTACCGCGACGCCGATCCAGCCACCCGCGTGCCCGGCCTGATGCACGTGCAGTTCGGCGACTACCACGTCCGCGACGTGCAGTTCGTCGCCGCGTTCGACGTGGACGCCAAGAAGGTCGGGCGTGACCTGTCGGAAGCCATCGTGGCCAGCGAGAACAACACGATCAAGATCTGCGACGTGCCCCCGCTCGGGGTGACCGTGCAGCGCGGCCACACCCTCGACGGGCTCGGCGAGTACTACCGCGAGATCATCACCGAGGCCGACGAGGAGCCGGCCGACGTGGTCAAGGTGCTCAAGGAGTCGGGCGCCGACGTGCTCGTGTCCTACCTCCCGGTCGGTTCGGAGGAGGCGGGCAAGTTCTACGCCCAGTGCGCGATCGACGCGGGTGTCGCGTTCGTCAACGCGCTGCCGGTGTTCATCGCCTCGGACCCCGAGTGGGCCGAGAAGTTCCGCGCGGCGGGCGTGCCGATCGTCGGTGACGACATCAAGTCCCAGGTCGGCGCGACGATCACGCACCGGGTGATGGCGAAGCTGTTCGAGGACCGCGGGGTGGAGCTGCTGCGCACGTACCAGCTGAACTTCGGCGGCAACATGGACTTCATGAACATGCTGGAGCGCAAGCGCCTGCAGTCCAAGAAGATCTCCAAGACGCAGTCGGTCACGTCGCAGATCCCGCACGAGATGGAGAAGGCCGACGTGCACATCGGCCCGTCCGACCACGTGCCGTGGCTCGACGACCGCAAGTGGGCGTACGTGCGCCTCGAGGGCCGGTCCTTCGGCGACACCCCGCTGAACCTGGAGTACAAGCTCGAGGTCTGGGACTCCCCCAACTCGGCAGGCGTGATCATCGACGCGGTCCGCGCGGCCAAGATCGCCAAGGACCGGGGCCTCGGCGGCCCGATCCTGTCGGCGTCGTCGTACTTCATGAAGTCCCCGCCCGAGCAGTACTCGGACTCCGAGGCCTACGAGGCGGTCGAAGCCTTCATCCGCGGCGACGCCTGA
- a CDS encoding PadR family transcriptional regulator: MLEFAILGLLHEASMHGYELRKRLFDLLGTLRTFSYGSLYPTLRRLQRAGWIVEEEPDESRTWGRRAKRVYKLTADGKERFAELLADAGPQTWDDEGFGVHMAFFSRTPAEVRMRILEGRRRRVEERREGQRSAMSRMGEQIDRYTRELHRMGLESSEREVRWLNELIAEEQREQDGGAL; this comes from the coding sequence GTGCTTGAGTTCGCCATCCTCGGGCTCCTGCACGAGGCTTCGATGCACGGCTACGAACTGCGCAAACGCCTGTTCGACCTGCTCGGCACCCTGCGCACGTTCTCGTACGGATCGCTCTACCCGACTTTGCGCCGGTTGCAACGCGCCGGCTGGATCGTCGAGGAGGAACCGGACGAGAGCCGGACGTGGGGCCGCCGTGCCAAGCGGGTCTACAAACTCACCGCGGACGGCAAGGAACGCTTCGCCGAGCTGCTGGCCGACGCCGGCCCGCAGACTTGGGACGACGAGGGGTTCGGCGTCCACATGGCGTTCTTCTCCCGGACACCCGCCGAGGTCAGGATGCGGATCCTGGAAGGCCGTCGCAGGCGTGTCGAGGAACGCAGGGAAGGCCAGCGCTCCGCGATGTCGCGGATGGGCGAGCAGATCGACCGGTACACCCGCGAGCTGCACCGGATGGGATTGGAAAGCAGCGAACGTGAGGTCCGGTGGCTCAACGAGCTGATCGCCGAGGAGCAGCGCGAGCAGGACGGCGGCGCGCTGTGA
- a CDS encoding DUF5318 domain-containing protein has product MRTQRQVVDYALQRRALLAEVYSGRVGTMEVCDASPYLLRAAKFHGQPTDVQCPVCRKEPLTLVSWIYGDELKHASGSARAPEELAKLANLYEEFTVYAVEVCRTCSWNHLVQSYVLGTRGLRSGKPRRRTVAE; this is encoded by the coding sequence GTGCGGACCCAACGTCAGGTAGTGGACTATGCGCTGCAGCGCCGTGCGCTGCTGGCCGAGGTCTACTCCGGCCGGGTGGGCACGATGGAGGTCTGCGACGCCAGCCCATATCTGCTGCGAGCCGCGAAGTTCCACGGCCAGCCGACGGACGTGCAATGTCCGGTCTGCCGCAAGGAACCGCTGACTCTGGTGTCGTGGATCTACGGTGACGAGCTCAAGCACGCGTCCGGTTCCGCCCGAGCTCCCGAGGAACTCGCCAAGCTGGCGAACCTCTACGAGGAGTTCACCGTGTATGCGGTAGAAGTTTGCCGCACATGTTCATGGAACCACCTAGTGCAGTCATACGTCTTGGGAACGCGTGGTCTGCGTTCCGGCAAGCCACGCAGGAGGACAGTGGCGGAGTGA
- a CDS encoding transglycosylase domain-containing protein produces MVSAVGGSGGRGRVAPEPELLTHREFDDYDEYDDPDSQYAEPVISDEEARRRRKKKIWRRIRRTSYVFLALMMIGPIIAFFIAYQLVDVPNPEKLADQLDKTVTVTYADDSPFTTVAPQGRRTLVKYDQIPKDVLHAVYASEDATFETNDGFDLMGIAGAVWNNLTGGTGGGSTITQQYVKKATGNEDPTLTRKALELVTAYKLSNTTDKNDIITGYLNTVYFGKRAYGIAAAAKAYYNKDLDKITKSEAAVLAGVIQTPSRASNDNDYVKSRWEYVTNKMIENKWMTPQEKAEQPFPEPVPVQEGSGQMTPDMQFLWQQAKRELDAQGIKEDEINKNGYKIQLTIDPGAQKAAAAAADKIMQGQPENLRKALVAVDPQTGRVIAYYGYNQGTNATDYARGWYNPGSSFKPFDLVALLHEGKGLGQTYDGRSGRKFGGATINNSEGNDSCGEQCTVAKAMEMSINTVFAEIAFKEVGYPAVAKAAIEAGIPKNIGRAGTPLEGDKDNPLDLNIAIGGGRYVARPIDMAGAYATFAANGNKRTPHVVAKVTNPNDGDRVVWDGDKNLGNATLAFNKSDPGDNAKIARNVTESLIPVINTTKNGKYKCEGGHECAGKTGTHNCAKTAKTTSADNCAAWMVGYTPQISTAVWVGSDDNSALRDKKRGAVYGSGLPAEIWKEFMDSYLKGKDAKDFGKFTPIGKSPQQAEAESRAAEERKNASSSANNTPSTNTQTQQPPATNTTTTETTTTTTRRPGGGGPGGPGGTNPPGCPGRPGCPTGEPSNPDDLIGSHG; encoded by the coding sequence GTGGTCAGCGCCGTTGGCGGCAGTGGTGGCCGTGGTCGAGTCGCGCCTGAGCCCGAGCTGCTCACGCACCGCGAATTCGATGACTACGACGAGTACGACGATCCTGACAGCCAGTATGCCGAGCCGGTCATCTCCGACGAGGAGGCGCGCCGCAGGCGCAAGAAGAAGATCTGGCGGCGGATCAGGCGCACCAGTTACGTCTTCCTCGCGTTGATGATGATCGGCCCGATCATCGCGTTCTTCATCGCGTACCAGCTCGTCGACGTGCCGAACCCGGAGAAGCTGGCCGACCAGCTGGACAAGACCGTCACGGTCACCTACGCCGACGACTCGCCGTTCACCACGGTCGCCCCGCAGGGCCGCCGCACGCTCGTCAAGTACGACCAGATCCCCAAAGACGTGCTGCACGCGGTCTACGCCTCCGAGGACGCCACGTTCGAGACGAACGACGGCTTCGACCTGATGGGTATCGCCGGCGCCGTGTGGAACAACCTCACAGGCGGCACCGGTGGTGGTTCGACGATCACCCAGCAGTACGTGAAGAAGGCGACCGGCAACGAGGACCCGACCCTCACCCGTAAGGCGCTCGAGCTGGTCACGGCGTACAAACTGTCGAACACCACGGACAAGAACGACATCATCACCGGCTACCTGAACACGGTCTACTTCGGCAAGCGGGCGTACGGCATCGCCGCCGCGGCGAAGGCGTACTACAACAAGGACCTCGACAAGATCACCAAGTCCGAGGCCGCCGTGCTCGCCGGAGTGATCCAGACGCCGTCGCGCGCCAGCAACGACAACGACTACGTGAAGTCGCGCTGGGAATACGTCACGAACAAGATGATCGAGAACAAGTGGATGACTCCGCAGGAGAAGGCGGAGCAGCCGTTCCCCGAGCCGGTCCCCGTGCAGGAGGGCTCCGGCCAGATGACCCCGGACATGCAGTTCCTCTGGCAGCAGGCCAAGCGTGAACTGGACGCACAGGGCATCAAGGAAGACGAGATCAACAAGAACGGCTACAAGATCCAGCTCACGATCGACCCGGGCGCGCAGAAGGCGGCAGCCGCCGCGGCGGACAAGATCATGCAGGGGCAGCCGGAGAACCTCCGCAAGGCGCTCGTCGCCGTCGACCCCCAGACCGGCCGGGTCATCGCCTACTACGGCTACAACCAGGGCACGAACGCCACGGACTACGCACGCGGCTGGTACAACCCCGGGTCGTCGTTCAAGCCGTTCGACCTGGTCGCGCTGCTGCACGAGGGCAAAGGGCTCGGCCAGACCTACGACGGCAGGTCCGGGCGCAAGTTCGGTGGCGCGACGATCAACAACTCCGAGGGCAACGACAGCTGCGGCGAGCAGTGCACGGTCGCCAAGGCCATGGAGATGTCGATCAACACCGTGTTCGCCGAGATCGCGTTCAAGGAGGTCGGGTACCCGGCCGTGGCCAAGGCCGCGATCGAGGCGGGCATCCCGAAGAACATCGGCCGCGCCGGAACGCCGCTCGAGGGCGACAAGGACAACCCGCTCGACCTGAACATCGCCATCGGCGGTGGCCGCTACGTGGCCAGGCCGATCGACATGGCGGGCGCGTACGCGACCTTCGCCGCCAACGGCAACAAGCGGACCCCGCACGTCGTGGCGAAGGTGACCAACCCCAACGACGGTGACCGGGTGGTCTGGGACGGCGACAAGAACCTGGGCAACGCGACCCTCGCGTTCAACAAGAGCGACCCGGGGGACAACGCCAAGATCGCCAGGAACGTCACCGAGTCGCTGATCCCGGTGATCAACACCACCAAGAACGGCAAGTACAAGTGCGAGGGCGGCCACGAGTGCGCCGGCAAGACCGGCACGCACAACTGCGCCAAGACGGCCAAGACGACATCGGCCGACAACTGCGCGGCGTGGATGGTCGGCTACACGCCGCAGATCTCCACCGCGGTCTGGGTCGGCTCCGACGACAACTCGGCGCTGCGGGACAAGAAGCGGGGCGCGGTCTACGGCAGCGGCCTGCCCGCGGAGATCTGGAAGGAGTTCATGGACTCCTACCTCAAGGGCAAAGACGCGAAGGACTTCGGCAAGTTCACCCCGATCGGCAAGTCCCCGCAGCAGGCGGAGGCGGAGTCGCGGGCGGCTGAGGAACGCAAGAACGCCAGCTCCTCGGCCAACAACACGCCGTCGACCAACACGCAGACCCAGCAGCCGCCCGCGACGAACACCACGACGACCGAGACGACCACCACGACGACCAGGCGGCCCGGGGGCGGCGGTCCTGGTGGTCCGGGCGGCACCAACCCGCCAGGTTGCCCCGGTCGCCCGGGATGTCCCACGGGCGAACCGAGCAATCCCGACGATCTGATCGGGTCGCACGGATAG
- a CDS encoding SGNH/GDSL hydrolase family protein, which produces MRRLLAAGMVAAATIGLVATSSGAQTPGGWIGTWAASPATGVANTDDGYPNFSIRNVVHTSVGGGVVRVRLSNAFGAKPLQFGQVTVAVAAEPNSPRAVPGSVRTLKFGGSQTVTVPPGAEVLTDPAVLRVPEDSDLLVTTYVPTPSGPVTYHPAALQTSFFNRTGNFTTDESGTPYNEQTHVWHYVSGVDVQGSPASASVVTLGDSITDGVGSTAGTNRRWPDVLADRLKTSQRRLGVLNAGISGNRLLLDGGGFGRNALARLDEDVLSLGGVRTLIVLEGINDIQQTPHQTDPAQLIAAYRQILAQAKARGIRVVGGTITPFKGWGVWTETLEATRQAVNTFIRAGGAFDGVVDFDAAVRDPRDPLRIKPEYDTGDHLHPNDAGLRAMGEAVPLGLL; this is translated from the coding sequence ATGAGACGACTGCTGGCTGCGGGCATGGTGGCCGCCGCGACGATCGGCCTGGTGGCCACGTCCAGTGGCGCCCAGACTCCGGGTGGGTGGATCGGCACGTGGGCCGCCTCGCCCGCGACAGGCGTGGCGAACACCGACGACGGCTACCCGAACTTCTCCATCCGCAACGTGGTGCACACCAGCGTCGGCGGCGGTGTCGTGCGGGTGCGGCTGTCGAACGCGTTCGGCGCGAAACCCTTGCAGTTCGGCCAGGTCACGGTGGCTGTCGCGGCCGAGCCGAACAGCCCGCGCGCGGTGCCCGGCAGCGTGCGCACCCTGAAGTTCGGCGGGTCGCAGACGGTGACCGTGCCACCGGGCGCCGAAGTGCTGACCGATCCCGCGGTGCTGCGCGTGCCCGAGGACTCGGACCTGCTCGTCACGACCTACGTACCGACGCCGTCCGGCCCGGTCACCTACCACCCGGCCGCGCTGCAGACCTCGTTCTTCAACCGCACCGGCAACTTCACCACCGACGAGTCGGGCACGCCGTACAACGAGCAGACCCACGTCTGGCACTACGTCAGCGGAGTCGACGTGCAGGGCTCACCCGCGTCCGCGTCGGTGGTCACGCTCGGCGACTCGATCACCGACGGCGTCGGCTCGACAGCGGGGACCAACCGGCGCTGGCCGGACGTGCTGGCCGATCGCCTGAAGACCTCGCAGCGCAGGCTCGGCGTGCTCAACGCCGGGATCAGCGGCAACAGGCTGCTGCTCGACGGCGGCGGGTTCGGCCGCAACGCGCTGGCCCGGCTGGACGAGGACGTGCTGAGCCTCGGCGGGGTACGGACGTTGATCGTGCTGGAAGGCATCAACGACATCCAGCAGACCCCGCACCAGACCGACCCGGCGCAGCTCATCGCCGCCTACAGGCAGATCCTCGCGCAAGCCAAAGCACGGGGCATCCGCGTGGTCGGTGGCACGATCACGCCCTTCAAGGGCTGGGGCGTGTGGACCGAGACGCTCGAAGCCACCCGCCAGGCCGTGAACACGTTCATCCGCGCCGGCGGCGCGTTCGACGGCGTGGTCGACTTCGACGCGGCGGTCCGCGACCCGCGGGACCCGCTGCGGATCAAACCGGAGTACGACACCGGCGACCACCTGCACCCGAACGACGCCGGGCTGCGGGCTATGGGCGAAGCGGTGCCGCTCGGCCTGCTCTGA